A genomic region of Xyrauchen texanus isolate HMW12.3.18 chromosome 29, RBS_HiC_50CHRs, whole genome shotgun sequence contains the following coding sequences:
- the znf143b gene encoding zinc finger protein 143 isoform X3 codes for MLLAQVNRDTQGLEFQSIDGDPQQVTLCLTEAVTVADGDNIEGMDCLQAVTLVDGSTAYIQHSPKVSLTDNKLMEGQVIQLEDGSAAYVQHLPMSKAGGEGLRLEDGQAVQLEDGTTAYIHAPKETYDQGGLQAVQLEDGTTAYIQHMPPSNTILTFQADSTVADLQTEATIDAETISMEATECGTGLLSRGDSDGSVHMQIVLQGQESRSPRIQHVGEKAFRCEHEGCGKLYTTAHHLKVHERSHTGDKPYICDHIGCGKKFATGYGLKSHIRTHTGEKPYRCHELNCLKSFKTSGDLQKHTRTHTGEKPFKCPFEGCGRSFTTSNIRKVHIRTHTGERPYYCSEPNCGRAFASATNYKNHMRIHTGEKPYVCTVPGCDKRFTEYSSLYKHHVVHTPCKPYNCNHCGKTYKQISTLAMHKRTAHNDTEPIEEEQEAYFEPSAEAIDDPGLMYTNTVEDDSGSEHVSGGSEVMGQQHVAFISQDGTQQVLSQADMQAMGGTITMVTQEGTTITIPAHEAMLSSGGAHSVTMVSADGTEGQVAIVTPDLSVYQTEEELVQDQEHHVVSTSPHPVTLLATSNGTHIAVQLSDQPSLEEAIRIASRIQQGETPGIDD; via the exons ATGCTCTTAGCCCAGGTGAATCGAGACACCCAGGGCCTGGAGTTCCAGAGTATTGATGGGGACCCGCAGCAGGTCACCCTATGCCTGACAGAGGCAGTAACAGTTGCAG ATGGTGACAACATAGAGGGAATGGACTGTTTGCAGGCAGTGACTCTGGTGGATGGCTCCACAGCATACATCCAACATAGTCCTAAAG TTTCTCTCACAGATAACAAGTTAATGGAAGGACAGGTGATCCAGTTGGAGGATGGATCTGCTGCATACGTCCAGCACTTACCTATgtctaaagcag GAGGAGAAGGATTGAGACTAGAGGATGGCCAGGCTGTACAACTGGAAGATGGAACAACTGCTTACATTCATGCACCAAAAG aaacatatGATCAGGGTGGTTTACAGGCTGTTCAGCTGGAGGATGGCACTACTGCATATATCCAACATATGCCCCCATCCAACACCATTTTGACCTTCCAGGCAGATAGCACTGTAGCAGACCTGCAGACGGAGGCCACCATTGATGCTGAGACCATCAGT ATGGAGGCCACAGAATGTGGTACTGGGTTACTCAGCCGGGGGGACTCTGATGGCAGTGTGCATATGCAG ATTGTACTGCAGGGTCAAGAAAGCAGATCACCCAGAATTCAGCATGTTGGGGAAAAGGCCTTCCGTTGTGAACATGAGGGATGTGGAAAACTCTATACTACTGCTCACCATCTAAAG GTACATGAAAGGTCACATACTGGGGATAAGCCGTACATTTGTGATCATATTGGTTGTGGTAAAAAGTTTGCAACAg GATATGGCCTCAAGAGCCACATCCGCacacacactggagaaaaaccatatCGGTGTCACGAGCTCAACTGCCTCAAGTCTTTCAAAACCTCTGGAGACTTACAAAAACACACTCGAACCCATACAG GTGAAAAGCCTTTTAAATGTCCATTTGAAGGCTGTGGGAGATCTTTCACCACATCCAACATTCGTAAGGTCCACATTCGTACTCACACAGGTGAGAGGCCATACTACTGCTCTGAGCCAAACTGTGGAAGGGCTTTTGCAAGTGCCACCAACTACAAAAACCACATGAGAATCCACACAG GAGAGAAGCCTTATGTCTGTACTGTGCCTGGCTGTGACAAGCGCTTTACAGAGTACTCCAGTCTGTACAAGCACCATGTGGTTCACACGCCCTGCAAACCCTACAACTGTAACCACTGTGGAAAGACGTATAAGCAGATCTCTACCTTGGCCATGCATAAACGGACTGCACACAATGACACAGAGCCCATAGAGGAGGAACAAGAAGCTTATTTTGAGCCCTCCGCAG AGGCCATTGATGACCCCGGGTTAATGTACACTAATACAGTAGAGGATGACTCTGGGTCTGAGCATGTATCAGGTGGATCAGAAGTTATGGGACAACAGCATGTGGCTTTTATATCTCAGGATGGCACACAACAG GTTCTATCTCAAGCAGATATGCAGGCTATGGGAGGCACAATAACCATGGTAACACAAGAGGGAACCACCATAACTATCCCTGCACATGAAGCAATGCTTTCTTCAGGAGGGGCACATTCTGTTACCATGGTATCTGCAGATGGCACTGAGGGTCAG gtGGCTATTGTAACGCCAGACTTGTCTGTGTACCAGACAGAGGAGGAGCTTGTACAGGATCAGGAGCATCATGTAGTCTCCACAAGTCCACACCCAGTCACACTGCTGGCCACCTCTAATGGCACACACATTGCTGTGCAg
- the znf143b gene encoding zinc finger protein 143 isoform X1, translating to MLLAQVNRDTQGLEFQSIDGDPQQVTLCLTEAVTVADGDNIEGMDCLQAVTLVDGSTAYIQHSPKVSLTDNKLMEGQVIQLEDGSAAYVQHLPMSKAGGEGLRLEDGQAVQLEDGTTAYIHAPKETYDQGGLQAVQLEDGTTAYIQHMPPSNTILTFQADSTVADLQTEATIDAETISVLEQYSTNMEATECGTGLLSRGDSDGSVHMQIVLQGQESRSPRIQHVGEKAFRCEHEGCGKLYTTAHHLKVHERSHTGDKPYICDHIGCGKKFATGYGLKSHIRTHTGEKPYRCHELNCLKSFKTSGDLQKHTRTHTGEKPFKCPFEGCGRSFTTSNIRKVHIRTHTGERPYYCSEPNCGRAFASATNYKNHMRIHTGEKPYVCTVPGCDKRFTEYSSLYKHHVVHTPCKPYNCNHCGKTYKQISTLAMHKRTAHNDTEPIEEEQEAYFEPSAEAIDDPGLMYTNTVEDDSGSEHVSGGSEVMGQQHVAFISQDGTQQVLSQADMQAMGGTITMVTQEGTTITIPAHEAMLSSGGAHSVTMVSADGTEGQVAIVTPDLSVYQTEEELVQDQEHHVVSTSPHPVTLLATSNGTHIAVQLSDQPSLEEAIRIASRIQQGETPGIDD from the exons ATGCTCTTAGCCCAGGTGAATCGAGACACCCAGGGCCTGGAGTTCCAGAGTATTGATGGGGACCCGCAGCAGGTCACCCTATGCCTGACAGAGGCAGTAACAGTTGCAG ATGGTGACAACATAGAGGGAATGGACTGTTTGCAGGCAGTGACTCTGGTGGATGGCTCCACAGCATACATCCAACATAGTCCTAAAG TTTCTCTCACAGATAACAAGTTAATGGAAGGACAGGTGATCCAGTTGGAGGATGGATCTGCTGCATACGTCCAGCACTTACCTATgtctaaagcag GAGGAGAAGGATTGAGACTAGAGGATGGCCAGGCTGTACAACTGGAAGATGGAACAACTGCTTACATTCATGCACCAAAAG aaacatatGATCAGGGTGGTTTACAGGCTGTTCAGCTGGAGGATGGCACTACTGCATATATCCAACATATGCCCCCATCCAACACCATTTTGACCTTCCAGGCAGATAGCACTGTAGCAGACCTGCAGACGGAGGCCACCATTGATGCTGAGACCATCAGTGTACTGGAGCAATATTCTACTAAC ATGGAGGCCACAGAATGTGGTACTGGGTTACTCAGCCGGGGGGACTCTGATGGCAGTGTGCATATGCAG ATTGTACTGCAGGGTCAAGAAAGCAGATCACCCAGAATTCAGCATGTTGGGGAAAAGGCCTTCCGTTGTGAACATGAGGGATGTGGAAAACTCTATACTACTGCTCACCATCTAAAG GTACATGAAAGGTCACATACTGGGGATAAGCCGTACATTTGTGATCATATTGGTTGTGGTAAAAAGTTTGCAACAg GATATGGCCTCAAGAGCCACATCCGCacacacactggagaaaaaccatatCGGTGTCACGAGCTCAACTGCCTCAAGTCTTTCAAAACCTCTGGAGACTTACAAAAACACACTCGAACCCATACAG GTGAAAAGCCTTTTAAATGTCCATTTGAAGGCTGTGGGAGATCTTTCACCACATCCAACATTCGTAAGGTCCACATTCGTACTCACACAGGTGAGAGGCCATACTACTGCTCTGAGCCAAACTGTGGAAGGGCTTTTGCAAGTGCCACCAACTACAAAAACCACATGAGAATCCACACAG GAGAGAAGCCTTATGTCTGTACTGTGCCTGGCTGTGACAAGCGCTTTACAGAGTACTCCAGTCTGTACAAGCACCATGTGGTTCACACGCCCTGCAAACCCTACAACTGTAACCACTGTGGAAAGACGTATAAGCAGATCTCTACCTTGGCCATGCATAAACGGACTGCACACAATGACACAGAGCCCATAGAGGAGGAACAAGAAGCTTATTTTGAGCCCTCCGCAG AGGCCATTGATGACCCCGGGTTAATGTACACTAATACAGTAGAGGATGACTCTGGGTCTGAGCATGTATCAGGTGGATCAGAAGTTATGGGACAACAGCATGTGGCTTTTATATCTCAGGATGGCACACAACAG GTTCTATCTCAAGCAGATATGCAGGCTATGGGAGGCACAATAACCATGGTAACACAAGAGGGAACCACCATAACTATCCCTGCACATGAAGCAATGCTTTCTTCAGGAGGGGCACATTCTGTTACCATGGTATCTGCAGATGGCACTGAGGGTCAG gtGGCTATTGTAACGCCAGACTTGTCTGTGTACCAGACAGAGGAGGAGCTTGTACAGGATCAGGAGCATCATGTAGTCTCCACAAGTCCACACCCAGTCACACTGCTGGCCACCTCTAATGGCACACACATTGCTGTGCAg
- the znf143b gene encoding zinc finger protein 143 isoform X2 has protein sequence MLLAQVNRDTQGLEFQSIDGDPQQVTLCLTEAVTVADGDNIEGMDCLQAVTLVDGSTAYIQHSPKDNKLMEGQVIQLEDGSAAYVQHLPMSKAGGEGLRLEDGQAVQLEDGTTAYIHAPKETYDQGGLQAVQLEDGTTAYIQHMPPSNTILTFQADSTVADLQTEATIDAETISVLEQYSTNMEATECGTGLLSRGDSDGSVHMQIVLQGQESRSPRIQHVGEKAFRCEHEGCGKLYTTAHHLKVHERSHTGDKPYICDHIGCGKKFATGYGLKSHIRTHTGEKPYRCHELNCLKSFKTSGDLQKHTRTHTGEKPFKCPFEGCGRSFTTSNIRKVHIRTHTGERPYYCSEPNCGRAFASATNYKNHMRIHTGEKPYVCTVPGCDKRFTEYSSLYKHHVVHTPCKPYNCNHCGKTYKQISTLAMHKRTAHNDTEPIEEEQEAYFEPSAEAIDDPGLMYTNTVEDDSGSEHVSGGSEVMGQQHVAFISQDGTQQVLSQADMQAMGGTITMVTQEGTTITIPAHEAMLSSGGAHSVTMVSADGTEGQVAIVTPDLSVYQTEEELVQDQEHHVVSTSPHPVTLLATSNGTHIAVQLSDQPSLEEAIRIASRIQQGETPGIDD, from the exons ATGCTCTTAGCCCAGGTGAATCGAGACACCCAGGGCCTGGAGTTCCAGAGTATTGATGGGGACCCGCAGCAGGTCACCCTATGCCTGACAGAGGCAGTAACAGTTGCAG ATGGTGACAACATAGAGGGAATGGACTGTTTGCAGGCAGTGACTCTGGTGGATGGCTCCACAGCATACATCCAACATAGTCCTAAAG ATAACAAGTTAATGGAAGGACAGGTGATCCAGTTGGAGGATGGATCTGCTGCATACGTCCAGCACTTACCTATgtctaaagcag GAGGAGAAGGATTGAGACTAGAGGATGGCCAGGCTGTACAACTGGAAGATGGAACAACTGCTTACATTCATGCACCAAAAG aaacatatGATCAGGGTGGTTTACAGGCTGTTCAGCTGGAGGATGGCACTACTGCATATATCCAACATATGCCCCCATCCAACACCATTTTGACCTTCCAGGCAGATAGCACTGTAGCAGACCTGCAGACGGAGGCCACCATTGATGCTGAGACCATCAGTGTACTGGAGCAATATTCTACTAAC ATGGAGGCCACAGAATGTGGTACTGGGTTACTCAGCCGGGGGGACTCTGATGGCAGTGTGCATATGCAG ATTGTACTGCAGGGTCAAGAAAGCAGATCACCCAGAATTCAGCATGTTGGGGAAAAGGCCTTCCGTTGTGAACATGAGGGATGTGGAAAACTCTATACTACTGCTCACCATCTAAAG GTACATGAAAGGTCACATACTGGGGATAAGCCGTACATTTGTGATCATATTGGTTGTGGTAAAAAGTTTGCAACAg GATATGGCCTCAAGAGCCACATCCGCacacacactggagaaaaaccatatCGGTGTCACGAGCTCAACTGCCTCAAGTCTTTCAAAACCTCTGGAGACTTACAAAAACACACTCGAACCCATACAG GTGAAAAGCCTTTTAAATGTCCATTTGAAGGCTGTGGGAGATCTTTCACCACATCCAACATTCGTAAGGTCCACATTCGTACTCACACAGGTGAGAGGCCATACTACTGCTCTGAGCCAAACTGTGGAAGGGCTTTTGCAAGTGCCACCAACTACAAAAACCACATGAGAATCCACACAG GAGAGAAGCCTTATGTCTGTACTGTGCCTGGCTGTGACAAGCGCTTTACAGAGTACTCCAGTCTGTACAAGCACCATGTGGTTCACACGCCCTGCAAACCCTACAACTGTAACCACTGTGGAAAGACGTATAAGCAGATCTCTACCTTGGCCATGCATAAACGGACTGCACACAATGACACAGAGCCCATAGAGGAGGAACAAGAAGCTTATTTTGAGCCCTCCGCAG AGGCCATTGATGACCCCGGGTTAATGTACACTAATACAGTAGAGGATGACTCTGGGTCTGAGCATGTATCAGGTGGATCAGAAGTTATGGGACAACAGCATGTGGCTTTTATATCTCAGGATGGCACACAACAG GTTCTATCTCAAGCAGATATGCAGGCTATGGGAGGCACAATAACCATGGTAACACAAGAGGGAACCACCATAACTATCCCTGCACATGAAGCAATGCTTTCTTCAGGAGGGGCACATTCTGTTACCATGGTATCTGCAGATGGCACTGAGGGTCAG gtGGCTATTGTAACGCCAGACTTGTCTGTGTACCAGACAGAGGAGGAGCTTGTACAGGATCAGGAGCATCATGTAGTCTCCACAAGTCCACACCCAGTCACACTGCTGGCCACCTCTAATGGCACACACATTGCTGTGCAg
- the c29h11orf16 gene encoding uncharacterized protein C11orf16 homolog yields the protein MSSSPQGSRSQSVLPLFMGKGRNITYILDSSVEMNDFFGPVKNLIIQTLITKASLRDSLFNIISFSYKATPWSSYMMPCTPDIVYEALSWIHTLRTSPGRDLSAPLALAFSDPACQSVHLVTSGLPDNPTHCLGSLSTLVTRPVHTFYIFHQSPMIADVSDFLQCITSSTRGSCYVMSLNSIGAVDQASLLHSIDGQIQEPSIDGQIQEPSYFEDRWHSGVDFNQVPYYNYIPCVCSDSNWCSPANPFSAVSWVSARVMRGAELFPGCRVLARREVDGFYYLGTIIHQNGGSLFMVEFDNPGPKANTLNKIINTVQLTCQPDMVSLANGHGHSIVPLDTVLAPWEPDLKRYGPGRVISGLELRNSLKGNEGDIGLQVLFWNGISTHVPKDLAIWIPASQHERIAKDLQHYSSRPCCFRISQCSMNCFEFPCQQCTHHSLSSFPLCHHPVKRCWPMIMSPPHLNNKGRYDLEMKVDLQLTDLQSSQLPSSSSSSTSDSEDNEDIAVGKNSDSEMVSRAVNTEISCLKKPYNQPESRAAWRYWKRGSPEPLHKQPGRPVRSPNISYSWPRDIGYSGCSTDNSKMTNHRSLFELVPESPKRGVTMREILGSAEPKSFKAASPLALAMSKRPTKLIHNQT from the exons ATGTCATCAAGTCCTCAGGGATCTCGTAGCCAAAGTGTCCTGCCCTTGTTCATGGGTAAAGGCAGAAATATCACCTATATTTTGGACTCCTCTGTGGAAATGAATGACTTTTTTGGGCCAGTGAAGAATCTTATAATCCAAACCTTAATAACTAAAGCTTCCCTCAGAGACTCACTCTTCAACATTATCAGCTTTTCATACAAG GCAACACCATGGTCTTCGTATATGATGCCCTGTACACCTGATATAGTCTATGAAGCATTGAGTTGGATCCACACATTACGGACTAGTCCTGGCAGGGACCTCAGTGCACCACTGGCCTTAGCATTCTCCGATCCTGCCTGTCAGTCTGTCCATTTAGTGACCAGCGGTCTCCCAGACAACCCCACACATTGCCTGGGTTCATTGTCAACCCTGGTGACCCGCCCTGTgcatacattttacatatttcACCAGAGTCCCATGATAGCTGACGTTTCAGACTTTTTGCAGTGCATCACTTCCAGCACTAGAGGAAGCTGTTATGTCATGTCCCTCAATTCAATTGGTGCTGTGGACCAG GCCAGTTTGTTGCATTCAATAGATGGCCAGATTCAAGAACCATCAATAGATGGCCAGATTCAAGAACCATCATACTTCGAGGACAGATGGCATTCAGGGGTAGACTTCAATCAGGTCCCATACTACAACTATATCCCTTGTGTCTGTTCAGATTCAAACTG GTGTTCACCAGCGAATCCTTTTAGTGCAGTGTCTTGGGTATCTGCAAGGGTAATGAGAGGTGCTGAGCTTTTTCCTGGCTGCCGTGTGTTAGCCAGGAGGGAGGTAGATGGGTTTTACTACCTGGGAACAATCATACATCAG AATGGAGGAAGTCTTTTTATGGTGGAATTTGATAATCCCGGACCCAAGGCAAACACCTTgaacaaaattataaatacagtTCAGCTAACTTGCCAGCCTGATATGGTCAGTCTAGCCAATGGGCATGGGCACAGTATAGTACCATTGGATACGGTTCTAGCTCCATGGGAGCCAGACCTGAAAAGATATGGGCCTGGAAGGGTCATCTCTGGTTTAGAGCTAAGAAATTCATTAAAAG GCAATGAAGGTGATATTGGACTCCAGGTTCTCTTCTGGAATGGGATTTCAACACATGTGCCCAAAGATCTTGCCATATGGATTCCAGCTTCTCAACACGAGCGTATCGCCAAAGACCTACAGCATTATTCCTCCAGGCCATGTTGCTTTAGGATCTCTCAGTGCAGCATGAACTGTTTTGAATTTCCATGTCAGCAGTGCACCCACCACAGTctgtcctcctttccattgtgcCACCATCCAGTCAAGAGATGCTGGCCAATGATAATGTCACCTCCACATTTGAACAACAAAGGAAGATATGACTTGGAAATGAAAGTTGATCTGCAACTGACAGACCTACAGAGCTCTCAATTGCCTTCATCTTCCTCATCATCAACCTCTGACTCAGAAGATAATGAGGATATTGCTGTTGGGAAAAACTCAGATTCAGAAATGGTGAGCCGCGCAGTAAACACAGAGATTTCCTGCCTAAAAAAGCCATACAATCAGCCAGAGTCCCGGGCAGCCTGGAGATACTGGAAAAGGGGCTCTCCAGAACCACTGCACAAGCAACCAG GAAGACCAGTCAGGTCTCCAAATATAAGCTATTCTTGGCCTAGAGACATTGGGTATTCTGGGTGCTCTACAGATAACTCTAAAATGACCAATCACCGCTCTTTATTTGAGCTTGTTCCTGAATCACCCAAGCGAGGAGTCACTATGAGGGAAATACTTGGATCAGCTGAACCAAAGTCATTCAAAGCTGCATCACCACTTGCTCTGGCAATGAGCAAAAGGCCAACTAAACTGATACACAACCAaacttaa
- the akip1 gene encoding A-kinase-interacting protein 1 produces MASEAWLESSLCRSSKLGQEVLEKAKRRSVNWRSTRPGSPLHMFSQNSDLSHSSLDHAFATIVEYMAETTRQCKKFHTAVHLTESREREHVCRYHSQQTSRTADQEPITRASIKRDIEPEDFAIEVSPGTYSITAAMQDSKPHTKTVRINAGESMSLTFNL; encoded by the exons ATGGCAAGTGAAGCGTGGCTGGAGTCTTCCCTGTGCCGTTCATCTAAACTCGGCCAGGAGGTGTTGGAGAAAGCAAAGAGACGATCTGTTAACTGGAGAAGCACAAGACCAGGATCACCATTACATATGTTCAGTCAAAAT AGTGACCTCTCCCATTCAAGCCTGGACCATGCTTTTGCAACAATAGTGGAGTACATGGCAGAAACTACAAGGCAATGCAag aaGTTTCACACAGCTGTGCACCTGACTGAGTCCAGGGAGCGAGAACATGTCTGTCGCTACCATTCCCAGCAGACATCGAGGACTGCGGACCAGGAACCGATTACTAGGGCATCCATCAAACGAGACATT GAGCCTGAGGATTTTGCTATTGAAGTGTCTCCAGGCACCTATTCCATCACAGCAGCAATGCAGGACTCAAAGCCACATACCAAAACTGTCCGCATCAATGCTGGGGAAAGCATGAGCCTCACATTCAACCTCTGA